A window of Desulfolucanica intricata genomic DNA:
CGGTCTTTCGTAGACCGAATTGTCCCCGGAAGTACTCGCTGCCGGTTGGGAACTGCAGCCGGCCGATAATGCCAATGAAAGGAGCAGTATTACCGAAAGAATATACCCCAGGTTCATCTTGTTTTTCAACTAAGACACCTCCCAAAAAAATAATATTTTGGCAATTCTGTATATTCTCTAAAATCCAACCGTTTCCTGCAAAGATAAAAAAATTTTTCCTTAGTATAAGGAAACCTTTTGATGGTATTATGAATTAAAAATAAACTGATAAAACCGCCCACTTAGGGGCGGTTAATAATTATTTATTTAAATATTCCAAATGGCCTGCCTACCGGCAAAAAGGTTTTTCCAAAATGAGTGTTTAAAACTGCTGCGGCAGAGGCATAGAAGGAGAAAATTGAAAGTATTAATTCAGAATAAGCGGCAAGATTATGGAAGAAATGTTCGTTGATACCGAAAGTGCTAAATGTTAACCCGATAAATAAGAAATCAATTAATACAAAAATAATAAATAAAACCTTGTGAGTTTCCATTGCGCCTATAGTCATATAGAGAGTAAAAATTAAATATCCTAAAAAAGCAAAACCTAACTGTTTGGCATCTACTGCAGCGGCTGCCTGAGCACCGAATACACCTAGTTGTGTTAACCAGCTCAGAGCTACAGAATACCAGAAGAATGCATAAGCACCAAAGGCTGTAGCACCGAAGGTATTGTTATGTTTAAAATCTTTCAAGGAAGCTAGCAATTGGGCACTTGCTCCCAGGAAAATTGCCCAAGGAACAACAAAGGAAACTCCGTCGGTCCAGCCCAATTTCTGTGAACTTGCTACCAAAGTGACCATGGCCAAACCGAATAAGCCAATTGCACTGGGATCTGCATTAACCTGCTTAACATGAGTTACTCCGGATTTCAATTTTAATTCCCCCTTTTTTAAAGTAAGCGGGTGATTTTATAGGATAATAATTATAAGTGCATTAAAAAAATGGTATCTTCGATCACCTCCAGCAACAAAAATATTGTGTTGTAACTATTGCCGGTTAATTTATGTGAATGTTGCATATAGTCAGAATATTTTAAATAAAGTTACGTTTATTATATTGACTTTTAGGTAAGAGTCAACAGATAAGTCCTGAAAAGCCGGAAAATACGGATGAATGGTATGACACAAAAATAACAAAACCCAATACCAATAATAAGGATGCATAATAACATATTTTTTATCCATTAATACATATATATAATCTACATTGACAATAAAATAAAACCTATTTAACATTAACTTAACAAAACTATAACCTACTTAACAAAATCTTGCTGTAGTATTATATAATAGTAAATTAAATTAAATTAATGGGAGGAATGTACTATGGCTGTGAATGCTTTTGAATCGGTACGTTCTTTGTTAGGAAGTAAAATTGATATTGCAAGGATTAAGGCCTCCCAGAATAAGGTTTATACTGATGGGAGAGTAGCCCAAATCAAACTGCCTATAGGTCAGGCGCATGTAAACATAGTATCTATGGTGCATCCTTACAATTCGAGAACAGCCTCGGTAATTAAGATTGAACCGGTTGCAAGTGAGCGGGAAATTCAATCAGTAGGTTTTGTTAAACAGATTAGTGATTTTATTGAGCAGTATAAAATCCGTAAAGGAAGAAAATCAAAAAAGGCTATCTCATAAAAAGCCCACCGGTATTTTATTTCGGTGGGCTTTAAAAGGTTTTTGGGGAATTAATTAAACAAACCTATGAATTTCCGGTATGGAATAAGTGATAACGGTTAAAAAACTGCACTTAATATATTCTTAAGATTAATTAATTTAAAGAAGAGCAATTATGATAGCTTCATTTTGCATACGTTTCTTATATAATTAAGCCCCTGCATTATAAAGTAAATGCAGGTTTTTTGTGATTTACCAAAGCATTACTTGACAAATTCCGGGGGTAATAAGTAAAATTTTTGTCGAAAGTTGTAATCACTACTAAGTTATTAACCGTTTGTATGATAATATTGAAACGGTGAAAACTATTCCAAAGTTGATATGAGTCTATAGGGGGCGTGAAATAATGACCTACAAAGCTGTAGTTATAGGTGGTGGTCCCGGCGGTTATGTAGCTGCCATTAGAATAGCCCAGCTGGGCGGAAAGGTAGCCGTCGTAGAAAAGGACAAATTAGGCGGGACCTGTTTAAATAGAGGCTGTATCCCCACCAAATCACTGATTGCTGCGGTAGATAAGCTAAAAGCTGTGGAGGATGCGGCTGAATTTGGTATTGAAGTTAATAAACCGGTAATTGATTTTGGCAAAGTCCAGGCCAGAAAAGCAGAAGTGGTAGAAAAGTTGGTTAGTGGTATTAACTTTTTATTTAATAAAAATAAAGTCGAGCTTTTTACAGGTATTGCTAAAATTAAAGCACCCGGTGTGGTGGAAGTTGAGCACAACGGTGAGAACCGGGAACTGCAGTGTGAAAATATTGTGATTGCCACCGGCTCCAGTCCGGCTTTAATCAAAGCCTTAGGTTATAACGGAAGCACCATCATCACCAGCGAAGAAGCCTTACAGTTAAATAAAGTACCCAAAAGCCTTCTGATTATCGGTGCCGGTGTAATTGGTTGTGAATTTGCCCATATTTATGGTAGTCTGGGATCTGAGATAACAATGGTGGAGACAGTACCCAGTATTTTATCAATTCAGGATAAAGACATTTCCCGCCGTATGCATTCTATCTTTAAAAAGAAAAAGTTCAATATCAGAACCAATACAACAATTAAGAAGATTGAAGAGGTGGACGGTGGTATCAAAGCAGAGTTAGAAAACGGTGACATCCTCACTGCTGAGAAAGCGCTAATTTCCATCGGCCGCACGCTCAATACCAAAAATCTGGGATTAGAAGAGGTTGGCATCGAATTTGGCGATCGAGGCCAGATTTTGGTTAATGACCAAATGCAGACCAATATAAAAGGTATCTATGCCATCGGTGATGTAATCATGAAGTACCAGTTAGCCCACGTGGCTTCAGCCCAGGGCATTGTTGCCGCAGAAAATATTATGGGTTTAGAGTCCACTATGGATTATAATGCCGTTCCCAGCTGCATTTTCACCAGTCCCGAGATAGCCTCAGTAGGGATGACTGAGCAGCAGGTCAAAGATAAAGGTATACCGGTTAAGACCGGTAAATTCAACTTTATGGCCAATGGTAAGGCCTTAAGCATGGGCGAAGGAGAAGGTTTTGTTAAGATTGTGACCAACGCTGAAACCGATGTAGTTTTAGGTGTTCATATCATAGGCCCCCATGCTTCCGATTTAATTGCTGAAGCTGCTCTGGCCGTTAAAAATGGTCTTACAGCTAAGGATCTGGCAACCACCATCCATGCGCATCCCACTCTGGCTGAAGCAATCATGGAAGCTGCGGAGAATGTGCATGGCTTAAGTATTCATGGTTAAATTCATGCTGGTGGGTGTTAAGGAGTGATTTTTAGTGGAACTACTAGTTGTAATACTGGGAGAGACAGATTACTTGGAATCTTTACAAATGCAAGAACGGCTGCTGCAATTACGCCAGCAGGATCAAGTGCCGGATATCATGCTCTTGTTGCAGCATCCACCCACCTTAACTTTAGGTACCAGAGAAAATCGACACAATATCCTTACACCCGAAGAGGTGTTACAACAGCAAGGGGTTAAAATCTATAAATCTAATCGGGGCGGTGATGTTACTTATCACGGTCCCGGTCAGATTGTCGGTTACCCTATACTTAATCTAAACGGCCATGGTAAGAGTGTTCGAGTTTATGTGAATAAATTAGAAGAGGTCTTTATTCAGTTACTAAAGGATGAATATGGCCTTACAGCCGGAAGGGATAGACAATACACCGGTGTCTGGATTGGTAATGAGAAAATCACTGCCATTGGTTGTGCAGTTAAACGCTGGGTGACCATGCACGGTTTTGCTTTTAATGTAAACACCAACTTGAGTCATTTTAACTGGATCAATCCCTGCGGCATTACCGACAGGGGCGTTACTTCGCTGGAAAAAATTTTGGGACAATCCCAGGACATGGACAAGGTTTACAGGCAGGTTGTAACATACTTTAGCCTGGTTTTTAACTGCAAACCTCAGCTTATTGACCGGCAGCACTTACAAGATATTTTAGGAGGTCAAGCGCATGAATAAGCGGAAACCGGACTGGCTAAGGGTGAAATTGCAGGGAGCAGAAAAAACCCATGAGGTTAAGGAAATGCTCAATCGATTATCACTGCATACCGTATGCCAAGAGGCTAACTGCCCCAACCTCATTGAATGTTTCGGACGTAAAACAGCCACTTTTATGATTTTAGGCAGCGTGTGTACACGCAACTGCACCTTTTGTAATGTCACCAAGGGCATTACCCAAACCGTTGATCCGGAGGAACCGAACCATGTGTTTGAAGCGGTTAAGGAACTGGGCTTAAAACATGTTGTCATCACTTCAGTTACCCGAGATGATCTTCCCGACGGCGGTGCCGGGCACTTCGCCCGGGTGATTGGGAAACTTAGGGCAACCGATGTAATCGTGGAGGTGCTGATTCCGGATTTTCAGGGTGATCGTAAAGCCTTGGCTACGGTTATCAGAGCTAAGCCCCATATTTTAAATCACAATATCGAGACAGTACCCCGGTTATACCCTACTGTACGCCCCAAAGCAAGGTATAACCGTTCACTGGAGTTATTGAAAAATTCCAAGGAATTCGATAACGGCATTTTCACCAAATCAGGAATTATGGTAGGCTTAGGTGAACAGGAGGAAGAAGTTATCGCAGTACTGCGTGATTTACGGGCCGTCGATTGTGATCTATTAACCATCGGCCAGTACCTGGCCCCCTCGGCTAAACATCACGAAGTCATCGAGTATATTCATCCGGACCGGTTTAAAAAATATAAAGAAATAGCCTATAAAATGGGCTTTAAATATGTGGCTTCCGACCCGCTGGTCAGAAGTTCCTATCACGCGGCAGATGTTTCCCATATTTTTTAATAGCACAGGACCGTGGAAATATTCCTATTCGGCGTATTAGTAAACCCTTTTCCATTATGGAGAAGGGTTTCAATATTTATAAATTTTTTAAAGTTATTAAAATTTTTTGTAAAAAATATATTGATTTTATCGAAAAAAAATAATATTCTCTTAATAAGAAATGTTTATCAACAATAATAAATATAGCTTATTGAGAGTTTATTTTTTTTAAAAAATATCTTTATCATACAAAATAAATAAAACTTATTCAGGAGGGAGGAAAAATTATGTTTAATGGTCTCTTTCAACCGACTCATTTAATTCTTATTCTTGTGGTGGTACTTATTATTTTTGGTCCCGGCAAACTGCCTGAGGTAGGTAAGGCCATTGGTAAAGGTGTTCGTGAGCTTAGAAAAGCCACTTCAGAAGAATTAAGTGAGAAAAAAGAACAGCCCCAGTGCTCTGAAGAAACCGGTACTTCTGTTGCTGTAGTGAACACTACAAATAGCACCAATGTTAAATAACTAACCGGTTAGGGACCTCGGTAGAAGGGGGGTAGTTGTAAATTTCACAAGCCAAAGAAATGACTGTAATTCAACACCTGGAGGAGCTGCGCCGGGTGCTTATAGTTTCTATTATAGCTACCCTGGTTATGGCTGTGGTTTGCTGGGCCTATAGTGACTGGATTCTAAAACTATTACTGGAACCGATCACCGCTGCCGGCCATGAGTTAATCTACATTGGAGTTACCGAGGCGGTAATGACTAAAATTAAGCTGGCCTGTTTTTTAGGGTTTATTGTGGCACTGCCGATTACTCTCTGGCAGTTCTGGAGTTTTATTATGCCGGCGCTGCGTAAAATAGAAAAAATTTATTTTACTTTGTTTGTATTGGTATCTTTCTTATTTTTTATCGGCGGAGTACTCTTTGGTTTTCTGGTAGTATTTCGTTTGTGTGTCAGGTTTCTACTTCAATTTGGTGGCCCGGAACTGATTCCTATGTTGACTATTGGTAAATACGTATCTTTTACCATAAACTTTCTGCTGCCTTTCGGTCTAATCTTTGAAATTCCCCTGGCTTCCTTCTTTTTGGCCAAGCTGGGGGTAATTAGCTATCGCTTGATGGTTAAAGGGCGTAAGATGGCCATTTTAATATCTGTGGTAATTTCTTCGGCCCTAATAGCTTCTCCCGATATTTTTTCAGTATTACTCATGGCTGCGCCCATGTATCTTCTGTATGAACTAAGTGCAGTTATTGTGAAATTAGTAGAGTGGTCCAAGGCCCGTAAGCTTAAACGGGAGAAACAGTTAGTGGTGGCAGAATAGGGGGGAATATAATGGATGAACAAATTAAAGAGGAAAAAGAGCTTACCAGACGCGGGTTTTTAAAAATGATGGGGGGACTGGGTTTGGCCGGTCTAACTATGAGTCTGACCGGCTGCGACATAAATTCCCAACCCAACTATGCCGGGGGTGACGGGTGGATGCCGCACCAGTACCAGGTTGCAGGAGAATGGCCTGCTCAGGTACGGGGGCGGGTGCCTATTACGCCGGATAACCCCTCCATCATCCGAGACGACCAAAAATGTATTCTCTGTGGGCAATGTTTGGAAGTCTGCAAAAATACTCAAACAATCTTTGGTCATTACGGGCTGCCATTGGTTAATGAGATTGTTTGTGTCAACTGCGGCCAGTGCACTCTGTGGTGTCCCACCGGGGCTATTGCTGAGCGGGATGATACCGAAAAAGTGCTGAAGGCCATTCGAGATCCGGGTAAAGTGGTGGTTGTACAGACAGCTCCGGCAACCAGAGTAGCTTTAGGAGAAGAGTTTGGTTTGGCTCCCGGTACTTGGGTAATGGGCCAGCAGGTGGCAGCTTTAAGACGTCTGGGCTTTGATGTTATATTTGACACAAACTTTACGGCTGATTTAACCATCATGGAAGAAGCCACTGAATTAATAAAACGGGTAAAAGGTGACCTGAAGAAACCGCTGCCCCAATTTACTTCTTGCTGTCCCGGGTGGATTAAGTTTTGTGAGTACTTCTATCCAGATTTACTACCGAATCTATCTTCCTGCAAATCACCTCAGCAGATGCTTGGTGCATTAACGAAAACTTACTTTGCCAAAGAAAAAGGAATTGATCCCCGGAAAATATTCTCAGTTTCCATTATGCCTTGTACAGCGAAGAAGTTCGAAGTGCAGCGGCCCGAGATGAACGACAGCGGGTATCAGGATGTGGATGTAGTGCTTACCACCAGGGAATTAGCCCGCCTGCTGAAGAAACAAAATATTGACTTGACCAAACTACCTGCAGAAGATTATGATCAGCTGATGGGCAAGAGCACCGGGGGCGCGATTATTTTCGGGGCTACCGGCGGTGTGATGGAGTCAGCCGTTAGAACAGCATATTTCTTTATTACACAAACCCCGCCACCGGCCGGGCTTTTCCGGTTAACACCGATACGTGGTCTTGAGGGAGTTAAGGAAGCTGCCGTAAATGTTCCCGGAGTAGGAGAAATAAGGGTAGCCGTTTGTCACGGTATGGGAAATGCACGGGAGATTCTTGAAGCTGTACGTAAGGGCAACGCACCGTGGCACTTTGTGGAGTTTATGTGCTGTCCCGGCGGATGCCAGAGTGGGGGAGGTCAGCCCCGTACTGCGGTACCTCCTTCTGATGCAGTGCGTATAAAGAGAATTGCTTCGCTATATAATGCCGACGCCGGAATGGTGCTGCGGGAAAGCCATGAGAATCCTGAAATTCTAACTATCTATCAGAGTTTTCTGAAGCACCCGATGAGTGAATTGGCCGAAAAGCTCTTACATACTGAGTATGTATCCCGGTCGAACTGCCTTAACCCATTAAAGCCCGCAAAAGCTATATAAAAATTGTGCAATCAGGGGATGAAAAAATGTCCAAAGGTGTTTTAGTTGATATTACCAAATGTGTAGGTTGTGGGAGCTGTGCCGTAGCTTGCAAACTA
This region includes:
- the lpdA gene encoding dihydrolipoyl dehydrogenase, producing MTYKAVVIGGGPGGYVAAIRIAQLGGKVAVVEKDKLGGTCLNRGCIPTKSLIAAVDKLKAVEDAAEFGIEVNKPVIDFGKVQARKAEVVEKLVSGINFLFNKNKVELFTGIAKIKAPGVVEVEHNGENRELQCENIVIATGSSPALIKALGYNGSTIITSEEALQLNKVPKSLLIIGAGVIGCEFAHIYGSLGSEITMVETVPSILSIQDKDISRRMHSIFKKKKFNIRTNTTIKKIEEVDGGIKAELENGDILTAEKALISIGRTLNTKNLGLEEVGIEFGDRGQILVNDQMQTNIKGIYAIGDVIMKYQLAHVASAQGIVAAENIMGLESTMDYNAVPSCIFTSPEIASVGMTEQQVKDKGIPVKTGKFNFMANGKALSMGEGEGFVKIVTNAETDVVLGVHIIGPHASDLIAEAALAVKNGLTAKDLATTIHAHPTLAEAIMEAAENVHGLSIHG
- the lipB gene encoding lipoyl(octanoyl) transferase LipB, whose amino-acid sequence is MELLVVILGETDYLESLQMQERLLQLRQQDQVPDIMLLLQHPPTLTLGTRENRHNILTPEEVLQQQGVKIYKSNRGGDVTYHGPGQIVGYPILNLNGHGKSVRVYVNKLEEVFIQLLKDEYGLTAGRDRQYTGVWIGNEKITAIGCAVKRWVTMHGFAFNVNTNLSHFNWINPCGITDRGVTSLEKILGQSQDMDKVYRQVVTYFSLVFNCKPQLIDRQHLQDILGGQAHE
- the lipA gene encoding lipoyl synthase, encoding MNKRKPDWLRVKLQGAEKTHEVKEMLNRLSLHTVCQEANCPNLIECFGRKTATFMILGSVCTRNCTFCNVTKGITQTVDPEEPNHVFEAVKELGLKHVVITSVTRDDLPDGGAGHFARVIGKLRATDVIVEVLIPDFQGDRKALATVIRAKPHILNHNIETVPRLYPTVRPKARYNRSLELLKNSKEFDNGIFTKSGIMVGLGEQEEEVIAVLRDLRAVDCDLLTIGQYLAPSAKHHEVIEYIHPDRFKKYKEIAYKMGFKYVASDPLVRSSYHAADVSHIF
- a CDS encoding [FeFe] hydrogenase, group A, which codes for MDEQIKEEKELTRRGFLKMMGGLGLAGLTMSLTGCDINSQPNYAGGDGWMPHQYQVAGEWPAQVRGRVPITPDNPSIIRDDQKCILCGQCLEVCKNTQTIFGHYGLPLVNEIVCVNCGQCTLWCPTGAIAERDDTEKVLKAIRDPGKVVVVQTAPATRVALGEEFGLAPGTWVMGQQVAALRRLGFDVIFDTNFTADLTIMEEATELIKRVKGDLKKPLPQFTSCCPGWIKFCEYFYPDLLPNLSSCKSPQQMLGALTKTYFAKEKGIDPRKIFSVSIMPCTAKKFEVQRPEMNDSGYQDVDVVLTTRELARLLKKQNIDLTKLPAEDYDQLMGKSTGGAIIFGATGGVMESAVRTAYFFITQTPPPAGLFRLTPIRGLEGVKEAAVNVPGVGEIRVAVCHGMGNAREILEAVRKGNAPWHFVEFMCCPGGCQSGGGQPRTAVPPSDAVRIKRIASLYNADAGMVLRESHENPEILTIYQSFLKHPMSELAEKLLHTEYVSRSNCLNPLKPAKAI
- a CDS encoding acetate uptake transporter; translated protein: MKSGVTHVKQVNADPSAIGLFGLAMVTLVASSQKLGWTDGVSFVVPWAIFLGASAQLLASLKDFKHNNTFGATAFGAYAFFWYSVALSWLTQLGVFGAQAAAAVDAKQLGFAFLGYLIFTLYMTIGAMETHKVLFIIFVLIDFLFIGLTFSTFGINEHFFHNLAAYSELILSIFSFYASAAAVLNTHFGKTFLPVGRPFGIFK
- the tatC gene encoding twin-arginine translocase subunit TatC, producing the protein MTVIQHLEELRRVLIVSIIATLVMAVVCWAYSDWILKLLLEPITAAGHELIYIGVTEAVMTKIKLACFLGFIVALPITLWQFWSFIMPALRKIEKIYFTLFVLVSFLFFIGGVLFGFLVVFRLCVRFLLQFGGPELIPMLTIGKYVSFTINFLLPFGLIFEIPLASFFLAKLGVISYRLMVKGRKMAILISVVISSALIASPDIFSVLLMAAPMYLLYELSAVIVKLVEWSKARKLKREKQLVVAE
- the tatA gene encoding twin-arginine translocase TatA/TatE family subunit is translated as MFNGLFQPTHLILILVVVLIIFGPGKLPEVGKAIGKGVRELRKATSEELSEKKEQPQCSEETGTSVAVVNTTNSTNVK